The following DNA comes from Salvelinus sp. IW2-2015 linkage group LG1, ASM291031v2, whole genome shotgun sequence.
CCCAAAGCCTATAACAAGTTGACCTGATCGTAATGCCCGTGGTAAATTTGGTTTCACTTTGGATATCCCTTTGGGATTAGTTAGGGACCATCTACAAATtccacaatgtacatgggacaatatgttaaaattccaatagctccaaatttaaATGACTTAACCTCAAACCagctataaattgtagaaattcaattacaaattaaaaacattttaatgagaaaaataaaaagtgtgcaacatgaaaatgttGTCTcttttacattgtgtaatttattgacggttCCTCACTAGCCccggagataggctatccaaagtcaaaccaattttGCAAAGTTGAAGCTAATTGGCAAAACAATTTGGCTAACTCTTTCCACCTGCAAACACATGCGAGAAATCCACATCAAGCCACACCCCGAAACCAACTCATGTTTGAATGCCgctagtgtttttttttatgaacaaaatctaaaacgaggccaaatcaggaagtacTGTCACCCTTTAAGGTTAGAGCAGGGGTTttggttagtgttagggtttagggtagggacgtacCAAGGATCCCGGATATTACTAGTTGTTGTAGGATCATGAGCTCTGGGTTTCCCACTTGAAAGTACcagaatcaaccaataggaagcGCTACACAAATAACTTACGTTCATTTTAACTCTGAGGTTCCGAGTCTCCAATACTGCCCTAATGTTATGACAGCCAAGTTTATCTTCAGAATATGCAAATGATAGTAATAGTCCGTCGGATAGCAGAacaggtgtttctatgtcaaacagttttgttatatttcagtcttctgtgatgtataaaaagtgtaatattgggatgcaaactgaaaatggaatacatttcaactctatatctgacatggtacaggtgtcttatttttttaagcctataactatgtgtgtgtgaggtactttgtttcaaagtagatttgtttttcttcttggcttCTTGGCCGGTAGCGGGTGTGAATCGGACCGAAAGCCAGCTGGTGCAGGCGGGAGCAGGATGAAGAAACCGATCTGTGCAGATCTCTACTGTGcgccatgacagtgaagcctgtaacgttagagctgtttattactgtgtctgtgtgaaaagcatggaattagctagggaaactgacagatcaataacattATATTGACATAGTTAGTAATACAACTCACACTGCACTGAAAAAACATCAGAATATCAATCTTCAATcatactctctgttcatcatatatgcatagtcactttaaccatatctacatgtacatactacctcaatcagcctgactaaccggtgtctgtacgtagcctcactacttttatagcctcgctactgtatatagcctgtctttttactgttgttttatttctttacctacctattgttcacctaataccttttttaaactattggttagagcctgtaagtaagcatttcactgtaaggtctacatgttgtattcagcgcacgcgacaaataaactttgatttgattccgTGACTCCAAAttgacttcgatatgatggttattatataaatatttgcgcataaaggagTTTTCGCCACCATTTCGCACATCATAAATGTTATTGAAACAAAAAGATACCACCTTGTCTAGTGTATTttattttgtcgacatttggacaTTACCGACAAATGtcatgtttccatcaggcctgtcatgacattcATTATCCGAGATGGACTTTACTAGCATAAAAAGGCTGGATGGAAACTTggtttttgtaaaaaatgtaatgtgttaaTTAATAAGAGTCACAAATGTAAATGACAAAATAAGGTATCACCAACTTTATTATAGTTCATCAGACTTTATATTCCAGCAACAACAGCCAGTTAACCTTTTATTAAAGGTGAGATATTGTTGAGTTATGCACACAGAGTCGCTGTATGCAATGAATCTAAGTTAAATGAATAGCCAacagtgtttgtgtatgtactgtgtaaGCATGGTGGCCTGGTGGACTCATCTTAGACAAAGATAATAAAAACAGAAGTTGGCACGATGTCAAGGTTACTTAATACATGGCGACAACCAACCAAGTCAAGCACCAGCATGAAAGGACTGTGTCCTAGCAGAACCCCACTGAAGCTGAGCAGGATTATCCCAAACAACACTACTATAGGGAAACCAGGCACGAGGTtcctacaaatgtaggatctaaaattgagccagtttgctacagcaggaaaatgatcctgcagcaacagtaaCTGTGaagtattatgtggattataatgaatggacatttttgtagggtttgatacatttttcattagagtAAATCAAGTCTTAAGTggtaattacaaactttagaagcctttttaaaccttaaatgcaatacaagtttgcatttcctgctatgcAGGAACAGTCCTGCAACAGGATGACCAAATTAAGATACGGCATATGTAGGCCTATACGCTGCTAGAAGGGTAAGTGTATCTGGCAATACATTCAGTGCTGTGTCAGCATTTGATGCTCAAATAAACACTTTGCATATAATTTGCATTAAAACAATTCtgtcacattgactctgtatctcACTGCAAACAAACTACGGCACTCTGTAGTGGAGTCATCTTGTTACTAAATGTAGTCCCCTAAAGTGAcaacagtgagtgagtgactctCAGAAATAAACAGACTGTGTGGGAGATTTCAGTAGCTAGGAAATTAAACCTAAAAGAGACCGGAACCCACTCTTAAAGCAGTTTAAGTGTATGTATCGTAACCTTATTCATTTACTGACCTATACGGCAAAGTGAATACTGAACTTTATTGAACTGAAGCCTAAATGCGActgtgctccattttatacagTCACTTGATTGACGTTGCATGCTTGATTGAAGATGGCTGCACAAACTGACAATGGGTGTGACTATATATGATGAATGACCAGGTTATAGTGTTTGCCTATAGAGTGTGCTGAATATTGTATATTATCAGATACCTCTTTTACACATGGTCCAAGCAAGGGCAACACTTGAATCAATTAAGCTTGGCTCTGMTCCCCTGTTATACAGTACCTTATGCAAtagatggagggattgtgtaaAGACCTCAAGCTCATTTTTTCAAGAGAAAGACATTTTGGCAATATGTGTAACAGGTGCAGCATAATCATGACTTCCTATGAGAATTCAACGTAACTATTGAGCTATGTTTATGGATCAATTAGGGAAATTCCTCATTATGATCTAACAGTAGCTTCTTCTTACACACACAGAAGGCCCGACTTACTAAGCATTTGCACAAGTGCAACATTTTACTGGTTATTTTTCCAAACAGAACCAAACACATGACTTAAAACAAAATGTAAGAGAAGGAGTAGGTTTCCTAAGATAAAGAAGAAATGTTTCAATTGTTTTCATTTTGTTCCCTTGTATGAACTCACAGGTGCAGTCTTAAGAAAAGTGCAAATGTTTAGTAAATCTGACCCTTGACCTTGGGCCTTACTTCAGCTCTACCCATGCTCAATATCAATAttattttcaaaaaataaattGAGAGATGAGAAACAATCTGTGTAAATTGTTGTTGAATTATTAGCTTGTGAAACCAGTGTATATTGAACAATGCAAGAGACTTTCAGACATCGAGATTTAAAAAAAGTAGCATTTCTTCCAACCAAAACCAGACGAGAATCTCTTGACAAAACTGTAGAAAATATCTTCAACCAGAGAGGTCAGCTTGGAGTTCCTTGTTTCTACGGACCTCATCGGCATGGATTTCCTATGATAGAACAAAATGAAAGttagaaaaaaaattgcaatACGATACCACAGTATAAGTTCATTTAGATATTCCCACTGTTCCCTGTATGTTGTAGCCTATTACACATACATTGACTTTGCTTTGTGTTATGATTAGCGGAGACAGTTTCTCTCTGCTTGTCATGTTATTCGATTGAGAGATAGCCTAGATATATGAGCACAGATAGATAGAACCATAACCTCGTAGAATTGTTCTTAAGAAGGACAAGACATGGTCCAAGACCTTCCTCTATTCTTCATGTTTCAACCTCAACTGCCATCCAACAAGAGTGAARAAATCTGATTGTATCTGCACTTAGCAATGCTAAATTGTTGGCTTGCCAATGATGTTACAGAATGGAATCTAGTCACAGCCTGGCATTCAGGCTAATAAATTCATGCTATTGCATTTCATCCTGTTGTCACACAGGCTAGGTCATCCTCACTCTTCCAGTAGGTATTCACAATGCATATGTCTACGGCCTTGGTCCTCCTTGTTTTAACCATTACAGTAGCCCCCTAAAACCAAAGAGCACCTCCAACCCTGCCTTTGATACTCTACTCGCTACTCGGTACCCACATAACGCTCCACGTCTTTCATTTCTCTAGACTAGGCCATAGCTTCGAATGACAGTCAGTGGGCGATTTACCTTCTCACGGAGCCGCTGCTTTAGCGCATTCAGGTGGGCCTCGCGGTTCTCTTTGTTGACCTCCATCTTGTAGTTGAGTTTCTCCTCTGCCATCTTGCTGAAGTTGTTGTTCTCCTCCAGGGCCTTGAGGAGCACCTCTCGCTCATGCTCCCGCTTCTCAGCCAGCTGCTTCAGGAGCAGGGCTTCCtgagactgcagagagagaagagtgagcgaGATGGtaaagagggagaaacagagagaggggagtgtggaAGAGGGATAGATGATGAGAAAGATtggggagagtgagaggaagcATGATTAGAATTGAGAGGTGAAAAAGATATTGCAGAGACCCATTCTCTGTCATGCTCTCTGTttaccttcctcctctcctccgcagCCTCTAGCCTCTTCTGGAGCTCCTCCAGGGAGAGGTCCTTCTTGGGGGGAGAGATCAGGGGCTGGGGCCTGTCAGGAGAGAGGTCAGCAGGGGCCTTCAGGATGACCTCGAAGGCCTGGCCGGATGCCCGCTTGTTTAGGGACTTCACCTCCATGTCTGTGGAGGACAACAGGTATTAGGGTAGTAAGgctgtgcagacagacagacagacagacagacagacagacagacagacagagaggggtagattggactgacagagaggggtaggatggatagacagacagaaagtgTGGCGgaagaatcagaattagttaggtaacatagataattaagatgtcttatctgcataatatgcttatatgATTGAACGGTTGATTTTTTGTTATTAGAATGTAACCcttcggactctggtgttggcagttgcacttcctccctcagctggggctcagtcacctggggcccagagaggggagaagtcagACTTGTCTATcacatgtctctggtgctatgcagaataccagaaagagaagaggacaggagggaacattgtcttcatatgcgaatgtgtctttacctattttaaaccatgtgaaggaaTGGCGTGATtgatggggaaccaattacttgtctccacaatgtctgtgcccagtcactccctcctttggccTTGGGGGAGATAAGGTCTGAGACAAGATGTGTGAggtagtgtctggaaccattgtatgtcatctctgatgttgcacctatcctgggatagtgtatgacctagaggctcactcccctcagtgagcttgtccaggcgTATGGTCAAGAAGGGGTTTTACTTGAGAtggagttgacaattgatttatgccatagaatgagttggtgtttcAGTGTTATGAAGTACCAGGGACGAGATCAGAGCCTCGTCTTAGGGGCCAAACTCTGAACAATAGGAACAGTCTTCATAGCAAATGCTATCTGGCtgcgggatactcctttctcatatATCAACTTTCACCTGGTGACCCATTCCATGCATCTGTTGTTTGTTATGTAGACTGAGAGGGcgtatctttgctataaaatatatttgtattcttcgtATGTCAGAGCTACTCGACACAACGCTTGGGAGTGTTGAGCTGACCAGCCTCATTATTATAGAAGCAATTACTCCATGCT
Coding sequences within:
- the LOC111961978 gene encoding stathmin-3, whose protein sequence is MASTVSAYSDKIKEMSMLSLICSCFHSQPHPNSLYQYGDMEVKSLNKRASGQAFEVILKAPADLSPDRPQPLISPPKKDLSLEELQKRLEAAEERRKSQEALLLKQLAEKREHEREVLLKALEENNNFSKMAEEKLNYKMEVNKENREAHLNALKQRLREKEIHADEVRRNKELQADLSG